Proteins found in one Amycolatopsis aidingensis genomic segment:
- a CDS encoding 3-methyladenine DNA glycosylase, giving the protein MSQATVLAQAEWQARERAHRDRMRHWTVPHQRRRADGTRHPVLDFLFTYYSHRPSHLERWQPGPGVVLAGPDALRFLRRPGYREVAGGVALDRAAFTERKASTARFIHSLLAATATRAPRLSCFGLHEWAMVYREPTDQVRHAQLPLRLGSAGTDEVVESLDIRCGHYDAFRFFSTPARPRNALQPTRRTQIDLEQPGCLHANMDLFKWAYKLDPFIPSELLGDCFELAAQIRILDMRASPYDLSGLGYQPVRIETAEGRAEYARAQADFARRATPLRERLIAHCHELLVENKPDCENGGD; this is encoded by the coding sequence ATGAGCCAGGCCACCGTGCTGGCGCAGGCCGAGTGGCAGGCGCGGGAGCGGGCGCACCGGGATCGGATGCGGCACTGGACCGTCCCGCACCAGCGCCGCCGGGCGGACGGAACCCGGCATCCGGTGCTGGACTTCCTGTTCACCTACTACTCGCACCGGCCGAGCCACCTGGAACGGTGGCAACCGGGCCCCGGCGTGGTACTGGCGGGCCCGGACGCCCTGCGGTTCCTGCGGCGGCCCGGCTACCGGGAGGTGGCGGGCGGTGTCGCGCTGGACCGGGCGGCGTTCACCGAGCGGAAGGCGAGCACGGCCCGGTTCATCCACTCGCTGCTGGCCGCCACCGCCACCCGTGCCCCGCGGCTCAGCTGCTTCGGGCTGCACGAGTGGGCGATGGTGTACCGCGAGCCCACGGACCAGGTACGTCACGCCCAGTTACCGCTGCGGCTCGGTTCGGCGGGCACCGACGAGGTGGTGGAGTCCCTGGACATCCGGTGCGGGCACTACGATGCGTTCCGCTTCTTCAGCACGCCCGCGCGGCCGCGCAACGCGCTGCAACCGACCCGGCGGACGCAGATCGACCTGGAACAGCCCGGTTGCCTGCATGCCAACATGGACCTCTTCAAATGGGCCTACAAACTCGACCCGTTCATCCCGTCCGAACTGCTCGGTGACTGTTTCGAACTGGCGGCTCAGATCCGGATCCTGGACATGCGGGCCAGCCCGTACGACCTTTCCGGCCTCGGATACCAGCCGGTGCGGATCGAGACCGCGGAAGGCAGGGCCGAATACGCCAGGGCACAGGCCGATTTCGCAAGGCGGGCCACTCCCCTGCGCGAACGGCTGATCGCGCACTGCCACGAATTGCTGGTGGAGAACAAACCCGATTGCGAGAACGGTGGCGACTGA
- a CDS encoding hemolysin family protein, which yields MNDWLAIAMIAVLLLANAFFVGAEFSLISSRRDRLEALLEQGKTRARIVINASRNVSLMLAGAQLGITICSLLLLQVGEPAVAHQLEAAFTAVGLPLPGYVLHPIAFAFALTVMTLLHVLIGEMVPKNLAIAEPERLALWLVPAHVAWVKLANPFIWLLNFVANLLLRVVRVQPKDELETAYTSAELADLLRESRREGLLDQSEHRRLSQTLSSVQKTVADILVPVTELKTLPSNPTVGDVERAVSATGFSRFPVRTDAGELIGYVHVKDVLDQAGDDPATVVPPAKTRRLTELPAHLRLDEALSAMRADGSHLARAVDPDGRPIGAVALEDLVEEYVGTVRDGTHVTGAP from the coding sequence ATGAACGACTGGCTCGCCATCGCGATGATCGCCGTGCTGCTGCTGGCCAACGCCTTCTTCGTGGGCGCGGAGTTCTCCCTCATCTCCTCCCGGCGGGACCGGTTGGAGGCCTTGCTCGAGCAGGGCAAGACGCGGGCCCGGATCGTGATCAACGCGAGCAGGAACGTGTCGCTCATGCTGGCGGGCGCCCAGCTGGGCATCACCATCTGCTCCCTGCTGCTGCTACAGGTCGGCGAGCCCGCGGTGGCGCACCAGCTGGAGGCCGCGTTCACCGCCGTGGGCCTGCCGCTGCCGGGGTACGTGCTGCACCCGATCGCGTTCGCCTTCGCGCTGACCGTGATGACCCTGCTGCACGTGCTGATCGGCGAGATGGTGCCGAAGAACCTCGCCATCGCCGAGCCGGAACGGCTGGCGCTGTGGCTGGTACCGGCACACGTGGCCTGGGTGAAGCTGGCCAACCCGTTCATCTGGCTGCTGAACTTCGTCGCCAACCTGCTGCTGCGGGTGGTCCGGGTGCAGCCGAAGGACGAGCTGGAGACCGCCTACACCTCCGCCGAGCTGGCCGACCTGCTGCGCGAGTCGCGCCGGGAGGGCCTGCTGGACCAGTCCGAGCACCGCAGGCTGAGCCAGACCCTGTCCTCGGTGCAGAAAACGGTGGCCGACATCCTGGTCCCGGTGACGGAGCTGAAGACCCTGCCGAGCAACCCGACGGTGGGCGATGTGGAACGCGCGGTGTCCGCCACCGGGTTCTCCCGCTTCCCGGTACGCACCGACGCGGGTGAGCTGATCGGGTACGTACACGTGAAGGACGTGCTGGACCAGGCGGGCGACGACCCGGCGACGGTGGTGCCCCCGGCCAAGACCCGGCGGCTCACCGAGCTGCCCGCGCACCTGCGGCTGGACGAGGCGCTGTCGGCGATGCGGGCCGACGGCAGTCATCTGGCCAGGGCGGTGGACCCCGATGGCAGGCCGATCGGTGCCGTGGCGCTGGAGGACCTGGTCGAGGAGTACGTGGGCACCGTGCGGGACGGGACGCACGTCACGGGAGCACCATGA